The Daucus carota subsp. sativus chromosome 2, DH1 v3.0, whole genome shotgun sequence genome includes a window with the following:
- the LOC108206038 gene encoding UDP-glucuronate 4-epimerase 3 — MKQMSHIDDIPSSPGKYKSPYGHRIRWHSSYAKLTFWSFVFLALMFIFFFRSTSSSSLGSSSDLSRRSLRTFSWGGPAWEKRVRNSARIRSPNGISVLVTGAAGFVGTHVSAALRRRGDGVLGLDNFNDYYDPALKRARQAVLERSGIFIVEGDINDMVLVNKLFEVVAFTHVMHLAAQAGVRYAMQNPASYVHSNIAGFVSMLEVCKSANPQPAIVWASSSSVYGLNTKVPFSEKDRTDQPASLYAATKKAGEEIAHTYNHIYGLSLTALRFFTVYGPWGRPDMAYFFFTKDILEGKSIPIFEAANHGTVARDFTYIDDIVKGCLAALDTAEKSTGSGGKKKGAAQLRVFNLGNTSPVPVSNLVSILERLLKVKAKRSVMKLPRNGDVQFTHANISAAHKELGYTPSTDLQTGLKKFVRWYLSYYGNGKKSDQ, encoded by the coding sequence ATGAAGCAAATGTCCCACATTGATGATATACCATCATCCCCAGGAAAGTATAAATCTCCATATGGGCATAGAATTAGATGGCATTCTTCATATGCCAAGCTCACTTTTTGGTCTTTTGTGTTCTTGGCTTTGatgtttatattcttttttagaTCAACTTCTTCGTCGTCGTTGGGGTCTTCTTCAGATCTTTCCAGGCGTTCTTTAAGGACATTTTCTTGGGGTGGCCCTGCTTGGGAGAAAAGGGTTAGAAATTCGGCTAGAATTAGGTCCCCAAATGGGATCTCAGTTTTGGTCACTGGTGCTGCTGGATTTGTTGGGACACATGTCTCCGCGGCTCTTAGACGTCGCGGGGATGGGGTTTTAGGGCTCGATAATTTCAATGACTATTATGATCCGGCATTGAAACGAGCCCGTCAGGCGGTTTTGGAGCGCTCTGGGATCTTTATTGTGGAGGGTGATATAAATGATATGGTTCTTGTGAATAAGTTGTTTGAGGTTGTTGCCTTTACTCATGTAATGCATTTGGCTGCTCAAGCTGGTGTGAGGTATGCAATGCAAAATCCTGCTTCTTATGTGCATAGTAATATTGCTGGGTTTGTTAGTATGCTTGAAGTTTGTAAATCAGCTAATCCTCAACCTGCAATTGTTTGGGCTTCTTCGAGTTCTGTTTATGGACTTAATACGAAGGTACCTTTTTCGGAGAAAGATAGAACTGATCAGCCTGCTAGTCTTTATGCTGCTACCAAGAAGGCTGGTGAAGAAATTGCACATacttataatcatatatatggTCTTTCACTGACGGCATTGCGGTTCTTTACTGTTTATGGACCTTGGGGAAGACCTGATATGGCCTATTTCTTTTTCACAAAGGATATATTGGAAGGAAAGTCAATCCCAATCTTTGAGGCTGCTAATCATGGTACGGTGGCTAGGGATTTTACCTACATCGATGATATTGTAAAGGGTTGTTTGGCAGCATTGGATACTGCTGAGAAGAGTACTGGTAGTGGTGGGAAGAAGAAAGGAGCAGCTCAGTTACGAGTGTTCAACTTAGGAAATACTTCCCCTGTGCCAGTATCCAATCTTGTGAGCATTTTGGAGAGATTGCTCAAAGTGAAGGCGAAAAGATCCGTAATGAAGTTACCACGGAATGGGGATGTGCAGTTCACACACGCAAACATCAGTGCTGCACATAAGGAACTTGGATATACACCCTCAACAGATCTTCAAACTGGTCTGAAAAAGTTTGTCAGATGGTACTTGAGTTACTACGGAAATGGAAAGAAGAGTGACCAGTGA
- the LOC108206246 gene encoding small ribosomal subunit protein uS15, translating to MGRMHSKGKGMSASALPYKRTPPSWLKISSQDVDDNICKFAKKGLTPSQIGVILRDSHGIAQVKSVTGNKILRILKAHGLAPEIPEDLYHLIKKAVAIRKHLERNRKDKDSKFRLILVESRIHRLARYYKKTKKLPPVWKYESTTASTLVA from the exons ATGGGTCGTATGCACAGTAAAgg TAAGGGTATGTCAGCATCTGCTTTGCCATACAAGAGGACTCCACCCAGCTGGTTGAAGATCTCTTCTCAAGAT GTTGATGATAATATATGCAAGTTTGCAAAGAAGGGTCTTACACCATCTCAAATTGGTGTTATCCTTCGAGATTCTCATGGAATTGCTCAAGTGAAGAGTGTAACTGGCAACAAGATTTTGCGTATCCTTAAAGCACATG GGCTTGCTCCTGAAATTCCTGAGGACCTTTACCACCTCATTAAAAAGGCAGTTGCAATCAGGAAGCATTTGGAGAGGAACAGAAAGGACAAAGATTCCAAGTTTAGGTTAATTCTCGTTGAGAGCAGGATCCACCGACTTGCTCGCTACTACAAGAAGACCAAGAAGCTTCCTCCCGTCTGGAAATA TGAATCAACCACCGCAAGTACCCTTGTGGCGTAG
- the LOC108205918 gene encoding LRR receptor-like serine/threonine-protein kinase RGI5 — translation MASIFLQTIFFFIFYITSPCLSLSHKTELSVLMDIKSSLDPSNKILFSWSVNATDPCNGSFEGIACDPSGQVVNISLQGKGLNGQIPPEIGLLKSLSGLFLHFNELNGVVPKEIANLTELSDLYLNVNNLSGEIPSELGNMSNLQVLQLCYNKFTGSIPIQLRYLRKLTVLALQYNQLTGAIPASLGDLMLLRRLDLSFNSLFGSIPAKVADMPVLEVLDIRNNTLSGRVPLALKRLNEGFQYANNLGLCGVEFSSLNVCKHSDSLHPKKPEPFGAAAKGLASKDLPESADFKPGCSQNNCSNHSKHSRVAALCGVILFVSFIVGGLFTFTWYRRRKQKIGSAFEASDSRLSTDQIKEVYRRSASPLISLEYSNGWDPLAKGPSGSGFSQEMFDSFMVNVDEIESATQYFSEVNLLGKSSFSTIYKGMMRDGSIVAIKCIAKTSCKSDEAEFLKGLKILTLLKHECLLGLRGICCSKGRGECFLVYDFAPNGDLSQYLDVKDNKRKVLEWSTRVSIIKGIAKGIGYLHVSKGSKPAIIHQNLSAEKVLIDLQYNPLLSDSGIQKLLADDIFFSTLKASAAKGYLAPEYTTTGRFTDKSDVYAYGMIILQILSGKRMISQSIRQGAELGRLEDFMDANLEGKYIESEVMKLAKIALLCTHESPIHRPDIETVLQDLTGVAS, via the exons ATGGCTTCCATTTTTCTTCAAaccattttcttttttatcttttacATCACAAGCCCATGTTTATCTCTTTCTCATAAAACTGAGCTTTCTGTGCTGATGGACATCAAGTCTTCTTTAGACCCAAGTAACAAGATTTTGTTTTCTTGGTCAGTGAATGCCACTGATCCATGCAATGGCTCTTTTGAAGGCATTGCTTGTGACCCAAGTGGTCAAGTTGTCAACATTTCTTTACAGGGTAAAGGGCTTAATGGTCAGATACCACCTGAGATTGGGTTGCTCAAGAGCTTATCCGGGCTGTTCTTGCATTTCAATGAGCTTAATGGAGtggttccaaaagaaatagCTAATTTGACTGAGCTCTCTGATTTGTATCTTAATGTTAATAATCTTTCTGGGGAGATTCCTTCTGAGCTTGGGAACATGTCCAATCTTCAAG TTCTGCAACTCTGCTACAACAAGTTCACTGGAAGCATACCTATTCAGCTTCGATATCTGAGGAAGCTCACGGTTTTGGCTTTGCAATACAATCAATTGACTGGAGCCATACCTGCAAGTTTGGGTGATTTGATGCTTTTAAGAAGGCTGGATTTGAGCTTTAATTCCCTGTTTGGTTCAATACCTGCAAAAGTAGCTGATATGCCGGTTTTAGAAGTTCTAGACATTCGAAACAACACTCTATCTGGCAGAGTGCCTCTAG CATTAAAGAGACTCAATGAAGGTTTCCAATATGCGAACAACTTGGGTTTGTGTGGAGTTGAGTTTTCTTCCTTAAATGTTTGCAAACATTCTGATTCCCTCCACCCAAAGAAACCTGAACCTTTTGGGGCTGCGGCAAAGGGCCTTGCTTCCAAAGACCTACCCGAGTCTGCTGATTTCAAACCAGGATGCAGCCAGAATAATTGCTCAAATCACTCTAAACATTCACGTGTTGCTGCTTTATGTGGAGTGATTCTATTTGTGTCATTCATAGTTGGTGGCCTCTTTACATTCACATGGTATCGTCGACGGAAACAGAAAATTGGGAGCGCTTTCGAAGCTTCTGATAGTCGACTCAGTACTGACCAGATTAAGGAAGTTTACAGGAGGAGTGCCTCTCCCCTCATTAGCCTGGAGTACTCCAATGGTTGGGATCCTTTGGCTAAAGGTCCAAGCGGAAGTGGTTTCTCTCAGGAAATGTTTGACAGTTTTATGGTCAATGTTGATGAAATTGAGTCTGCAACTCAGTACTTCTCCGAAGTAAATTTGTTGGGGAAGAGCAGTTTCTCAACCATATATAAAGGGATGATGAGAGATGGGTCTATTGTTGCTATTAAATGCATTGCCAAGACAAGCTGCAAGTCAGACGAAGCCGAATTCCTGAAAGGTTTAAAAATTCTGACTTTACTGAAACACGAGTGTCTCCTTGGCTTAAGAGGCATATGCTGTTCAAAAGGAAGAGGAGAGTGCTTTCTCGTCTATGATTTTGCTCCAAATGGTGATCTATCTCAGTACCTTGATGTTAAGGATAACAAGCGAAAGGTTCTTGAATGGTCTACAAGAGTTTCAATTATTAAAGGCATCGCCAAAG GTATCGGATATCTGCATGTAAGCAAAGGCAGCAAACCTGCAATAATTCACCAAAATCTATCAGCTGAGAAAGTGCTAATTGACCTACAATACAATCCATTACTCTCAGATTCTGGTATCCAGAAATTGCTTGCAGATGATATTTTCTTTTCCACACTTAAAGCTAGTGCTGCGAAGGGATATCTGGCCCCCGAGTACACAACAACAGGGCGATTCACTGACAAGAGTGATGTATATGCATATGgcatgattatactccagatTCTCTCTGGAAAGCGGATGATCAGCCAGTCAATTCGTCAAGGAGCAGAGTTGGGCAGACTAGAAGATTTTATGGATGCAAACCTTGAGGGGAAGTATATAGAGTCTGAGGTAATGAAGCTGGCAAAAATTGCTTTGCTCTGCACACACGAATCTCCCATCCACAGGCCAGACATCGAAACTGTATTGCAGGATTTAACAGGTGTGGCCTCCTAA